Genomic DNA from Brienomyrus brachyistius isolate T26 chromosome 22, BBRACH_0.4, whole genome shotgun sequence:
ACCTCGTGTATGAAGTCTAACAAACATTtttaaccagtaaacactgagtCTTAATCATGACAAGTAGATCACCTCTGTATAATTGACATGTACAGTCCAAGTACAAGCTGTGTGTCGATGACGGTTCATCCCAGATCAACGATAGAGTGATGCAAATATTTACAATTTACTACATAAATCTTGAATATACTATCAATTTCTGCAGCTTTTAAGCACTGCTTCAATAATCCTTCAGCCCTTGTTGATTTTACATTGATTGTAATGTTTTCTAGTTACTACATAAATGTTCTTACCTTTCATGCTTTCcttattcctgctttcaggcaaaccATTTGACACCAGTGAAGCACTGAGTCACTCAGTCTCCAACATCATCTCCTCCATCGTCTACGGCAACAGGTTTGAATATGACGACCCAGAGTTCCAGAAGATGGTCTATCTGGCAAAGAAACGTACCAACCTCATCGGGGCACCTGGCATTAATGTACTTTTTACTTATTTGAATTCAGTTCTGTGGTCAGTGGGGTGTGAGAGTCCAGTGGTGCAGAGATCTTCACACAATAAAGTCAACCAgtataaacaaaatataaaaatttaaattaattcATTCGAGGTCATAAAATATCACATTAACCTGAACTGTGCACACTatttagaatattgtgtgcataaaataaaaaacgacTTGTGACTCGTCCAGAACTCTGAACAATTAAGTGTCTGCCACAGTATTAATGTTAAGACAGTGTTAatatgtacagtggtacctcggtaTACGTCCTTAATCCATTCCAGATCCTTGGACTAATACCAAAAAGGACGTATACCAAACAAATGTTTCCCATAAGATATAGGGCACACGATTTATCCATTCCCATGAAAAAAACCCCTATTTATAATTGACATATTATACATTGATGGGGTTGTATACAATAATTTAAAGACtgttaaatacaaaaatatataagtACAAAAGTGATTAGATGAAATAAATGAAGAGAGAGTTATAGCGCGGGTTGTTCACTGAATGGTAGCAGCTGGCGACCTGACGCTCATGGGCAGTCGTAGCTTTGTCTCGAGGTGAACAAGGGGTGCGCAGTGGCCTGGCTCACTTTGACCCATACAAGTTCTAGCACGTGAGTCATATTCCAAACAAAGGTTGTATAGCCTACCAAGCAAAATTTTTCGCGTCAAAACAGGACAAATATCAAGTTGGATTTATTCCAAAGCGGACATatactgaggtaccactgtGTTAATATTTCTTATGTTTGTGATGGCAGCTGTACAACATCTTTCCAAGGTTGCGCCCTTGGCTGAAGGTATGGACCACGCTGATGAACACTATGGAGGAGAACATAAAGCAGCAGAGAGGACTTACAAGGAAACTTCAGGAAACTCTGAACGCTGAGGACAAGAGAGGCTTTGTAGATGCCTTCCTTCTCCGACAGCAGGAAGTCAAGGTACCTCAGTCTTTGCACATCTCATACATGGCTTCCATTTCTGATATGGAGCCTTTGTATTCGTTAATCAACCTTCTTCTGTCATTTCTAACAGAAGTCTGGGGAGCAAGTTTCTCAGTACTATCACGAGAAGAACCTTCTCTACACCGTAACCAACCTTTATGCAGCTGGAACTGACACCACTGCGGCCACACTGTGTTGGGGGCTGCTGTTTATGGCCAAATACCCCCATATCCAAGGTGAGGAAAGATTAATATACACACAGGTCTGTAACTCAACACCCCCATACACTGTAGCCTGTCAGTTATGTAATGCTGATCTATGTAATTTAGAGATTTAACACGCAGACAGGCACGTTAATCCTTAATACAGGGATACTGGTTGTTCCCCATCCATCGTTAGACCGTGTACAGGAGGAGCTGGACAGGGTCATTGGGGGTCGGCAGACTCGAGTGGAGGACAGGAAGAACCTGCCGTATACAGACGCTGTGATCCATGAGATACTGAGGATGGCCAACATAGTTCCTCTGAATCTCCCACATGTCACAAGCTGTGACGTGGTCTTCCAGGGATACCACATCAGGAAGGTAAGCCCAGCTTTTGCTTTGTCATGGGGCAGTTTTCACCTTGAGTATAGGTACGTGTGTCTAGTGTTGGTTCCAATATTGTGGAGATAAACTCAGATCATCTAAACTAAATTCTTCTATTAAAAAACCATAACCGGTCGTTTGAAATAGTACCGGTGCCCAGAAAGGCCACTGCAAGGGCAGTCACAGAAGCGAAAGCTTGTGCATTGGAGTTTAGAGACACCATGGATAGAATGAGGGGCCTCCAGAGATGTTTTGGTTAAACCATTCAGCACACTTcaggagagggaggggggacatTGCTCTGACTGGGGATTTAACAATGGAAAGATCACTTTGAGGAGCTACGTAACCCAGGATTGTGCTCCCAATAGGAGACAGCGCAGGTAACTTGTGGTTCATCTGTCAGTCTGATGTGTGGCCTTGAGCTGTGGGTAATGATCAAAAGAACAAGGTTGGGAGTTCAAGCGGATGAAATGACGTCTTCCTGGGGTTACCGACATGGAGTGTAGCTTGGAGATCTGGAGGTTTACGTCAAAGGGTTAATATCTACCAGCTGACTTGGGAACATCTCGGGATCCTGCAGAAAATACTAGAATCCATGTCCTTGGAAAAGCATGTCTGGTCTGACCTGCTCGGCCTGCTGCTACCACAATCCTGACCAGGAAAAGAGATGGGAAGATGATTGTGGTGGTAACGCGCGTTTAGGTGCACATGTCTATGTTTCCTGCAGGGAACTGCTGTCATCCCATTGTTGACATCTGTACTAAGAGATGAGAGTGAATGGGAGAGTCCCAATACCTTCAACCCCGGCCACTTCCTGGATGATCAGGGTCGGTTCATAAAGAGGGATGCCTTCATGCCCTTCTCTGCAGGTACAGTGCAGGTTGTGTTTGGTACGAGCTCTGTTCAGTTCTTTGTTAGCTGCCTGAAAACAAACTCATAGCTGTCCCTCACGTATCTTACAAAATTTTTTCACAAATCTCCAGGACGCCGAGTATGCCTGGGAGAGAGTCTGGCCAGGATGGAGATTTTCCTCTTCTTCACCTCGCTCCTGCAGAAGTTCAAGTTCACTCCACCTCCTGGGCTGTCTGAATCTGACCTGGACCTCACTCCAGCTGTTGGGTTGATCTACAACCCGCCTACACATAAACTGTGTGCTGTAAGCCGGGCTTGAAGCTCCTGAACTCTGATGGTTTCATGTAGTAAGATATCATCCTCCACATGGCTTGAGTAATTACagcaaataaaatgtgaaaaaataATAGATTGTATGTGTCATTGCATGTGTTATAGAACAAGAACAAAAACTGAAATCCACAATATGTTTGCACAGTATTTACTGTATAAAGAACATTTCACCACATAAATGAATacatattgtattatattaatGATGTCAGAGTATTCTGCTACTTGGTTGTTACAGTTTTCCTCTATATGGTACGATCTGTGCTGGGTATTGATGGTCCTTACGGGACAGTCGTCCTTTGGGTACAGGTGGGGGTACACATGTTCAGGTGCGTGCCAGTACTGCAGAAGATCCTACATTCTAGGATTATTGACCTCAGCCAGATACCTCTGGATCTCAGCTGTTGCATCTTCCTTGGTATTTGAATTATTCCTGCCCTCAACAACTGTGGTGTTAAGTAAGTGCCACAGATCACTATCTAAGATATATAAAAAGACATCATTGTTGGTGACTGGAAATCACTTGTGTCCTGACTGAACAGCCAAGTAGTAACACATAGAGAAATAAATTGCCTGAGCTGGTAACAGATCCTGAAGCTTCAGCTGCGATTCCCAGTGACACTTGAGGATCTGATGGGTCGAAGGTTGATGGTGCGAGACCTGGAGTCATCATCAGTGCAGCACATTGAGTCTGAAGCCATCTTACACTCTCATTGGCTTTAGACGGTCTATAGAAATCAGGAGAATCATGATCTGTGGGTCCAGCAAGGTTGTCATCACACACAGTCAAATTCCTACATCAGTGCTCTGCTATCTCATGTTCAATAAACTAAATTAACCACAGGTGGACTCCAGACAAGTTGTAGAAACATCTCAAAGATGCTTAGatatgggttgcacctgaacaaAATTTTAAGTGTTATAGCAAAGGGTCTGTGTACTTATGACAATGTAGTGTTTAATTCTTCCCCTTCAGTAAattgcagattttttaaatCCTTTTTTTGCCTTGTTTTATGGAGTTTTGGTATGAGGGGAAAATGAATACAGGCATAACACTGCAACAAAAATGTgaaatggtctgaatgcactgtctGTGCCATCTAACTCTAAGAAAAAAAGAGCACTGTACTGCAAAGCGTTTCTGCAGGATGCATAATTTTATATGAAAAAAAGCTTTAATTTACACCAGTGATGCTTAACTTGAACCTTGCTCAGATAATCTGACACTGAATATGTGCAATATGTCAATAAGTAGCTGGTGCAAACTATATGATGACAGCTTGACATATGTACACAGCTCTCACACAGAGCAGGTACACAGCGTTCATATAGCCGTTCATGATGGATATTATACAGATGTTTTTGTTTACTTGCGGTCTGGGGCTGTCTGAGGGCAACTGAATGCAGATCTTCATTGGTTCTTCTCACAGGTTTAACTTGTTTTGGTCCTTTGACACAAACGATGAAAAGGAGAGAGTTACCACTGTGTTATACCTTCACAAGGACCAGAGCATTTGTATATAgcaattaaaatatattatttgaTTTCAAAGATAATGGGAAACCCCAAAAACAAGGTTCAGCTACATGGAAATGGGAGTACAAACAAGCTGGGACAAGGTGATATCTGAAAAGCCTTGAACAGGGCTGGGGGTCTGGAATGAGGTAAATGGGAGAAAAGATTTTAGCTATTATTCCTTATGCTCTTTCCAAATTATTTAGAAATACAGACAAATAAGTGGATGTTTACTTCAAAATTCTAAGATGAACTTTTAGTGTGTGTTGTACTGTTTCTTAATTGAACTTGCAACAATATAAATTAAAACTAAATGCATTCCTAAACAAAATTTACCTTGTAGTGGAATGGGTTCAgaattttttgttaaaataaaatggctctgcaaaaataataataataatagtgtaTTCAATGTATTTGGTTATAAGAACACTTTCTTCATTGTACATATGAAAGTATGTGCTCTTTCACCCGAGGAATAAAACAGACAtagtaaaaaaaacataaaaacatagaataagataaagcAGTTAAtatttcaggtatttatgcACAGTATGTACAGAGGGAGTGAAAAGATTAATGTATCCTGTGTTGTCATTGGTTGATGTAATGAAGGGGCTGGACTGGACTGGAAAAGCTCTCTAATATAAACCACTGCTTTACTCTTTACTGCTTTAGCCTTTTACTCCTCGTACAGAGAGGTTAACCCCTAACAGATGTGCTTTGTTCCTCCAAATTACAACTCATATAGTTTTTGAGGACTGAGGTGAGGGAACTATGGCTGTAGTACAGGAACTTTTCCAGATTCCCAGTTTGGTCACCCTGCTTGTTTCTGTACTGGTGCTTTTGATCCTGTATCTGCTGATCAACACACAAAACCGAGGCAAGGAGCCTCCAGGACCCAGACCTTTGCCTCTTCTAGGAAACCTACTGCAGCTGGATCTCAAGAGGCTCGATCTGAGCCTCTTCCAGGTAAAATACATTATTTATCGATATTTGTACTATAGTTGATCACTTTCAAGTTTTTGGTTAAATAGTGAAATATTTAATTAATCAGGATTTATTTTGAAAAGCCAAATACCTTAAATAAATAGCTAATAATGTGCATTGTACATTGGTCCATACTCATCCCATAGAGCGCAGCTCCAAAGTAGCGAAGGGGCTCTGTGTCatgccggggagggggggggggggtctgatagGTCTCAGCATGTAGATATGGGGTATGTGGTCTTTGACCTGAGGCATTCCGGAATGCACCTAAATTGACATTCTGCTTTTGTACGTATGAGGACTTCTGTTCTTTGACCTGAggaatcccagaatgcaccttaATCGACATTCTGCTTTTGTACATATGAGGACTTGTGCTCTTTGGCCTGAggaatcccagaatgcacctctACATGTAATGGCATATTCTCTTTTTGTCTGATTTTCTCCAGCTATCTCTGAAGTATGGACCTGTGTACACCATTCACTTTGGGCCACAGAAAACTGTGGTTCTTGCAGGCTATAAGGCAGTGAAAGAAGCTCTCATCAATTTTGCTGAAGAATTTGGGGACCGAGACATGGCACCTATATTCAAGGATATTACAAAAGGGCACGGTATGCAAATGATTCTCTAACTGCTCATAACTGGCTTCCTGGGGTCATTTAAAGGGGTCATATTGCAAATTGCAGCCTCTCTTCCCAGACTTGGCTAGGAATTTCACTGCATTTTGTAATGACTGTAATTGTTTTAGCGACAAATAAAACTGTTAACTTAATAACAGTAGTTTTTGCAGGATGAAATTCAGGTGTCTCTCGTGCCTTTAAATCTTTTATTTCAGGTTTTTACATCATTTTCGTTGCTAATTCAGAGCTGTGATGAGCTGTGGCTGGAATCCCAATCAGTGCCCATTGATCACACAGACATTTACAGTAATGCTGTGGTTTCCACACGTATAGCAGATCACCGTGACCTGACTGACATACAttccacccacacaggcatcgTGTTTGCCAATGGAGACTCATGGAAGGAGATGAGGCGCTTTGCACTATCAACCCTTCGTGACTTTGGGATGGGTAAACGAGGGATTGAGGAGAAAATTATTGAGGAGATCCACTACATGACAGAGGTGTTTGCAAACGTCAAAGGTTAGATGTTacaacatttacaaaaaatgcTAAATTCATATATTTAATTCACTGCATGAGTATTCAATAGTAATGTACATATTTAGATATTATGACTGAATGCTGAATATCACATCAATCCTGTGCTAGATAAGTGGAACAGAAGATGGATTATATGGATCTGTGCAATGTTTGAAAAGGGATCAATTGATTCAGTTATTCATCTGTGTAAAAAGACAACTAAAACAAGTGACATGCAAAACATCCAAAAATTATTGTTTAATGTTTAGTCATGATTAGTCCTGTTACCTGGACAGTTCATAGTGAATACTTGGTCCGGGTTTAGCCATTGCTGCATTGTACACTTGTAGTCATGATGCTTTTCAATGACATGGATGGGTCTGTCACAGACCTCGTGTATGAAAtctaataaacatttttaaccagtaaacactgagtCTTAATCATGACAAGTAGATCACCTCTGTATAATTGACATGTACAGTCCAAGTACTAGCTGTGTGTCAATGACGGTTCAACCCAGATCAATGATAAAGTGATGCAAATGTTTAGAAGTTACTACTTAAATGTTCGATATACTATCAATTTCTGCAGCTTTCAAGCACTGTTTCAATAACCTTTCAGTCCTTGATTATAATGATTTCTAGTTGTTACATAAATATTCTTATCTTTCATGCTTTCcttattcctgctttcaggcaaaccATTTGACACCAGTGAAGCACTGAATCACTCAGTCTCCAACATCATTTCTTCCATTGTCTACGGGAACAGGTTTGAATATGACGACCCAGAGTTCCAGAAGATGGTCTATCTGGCAAAGAAACTTAACAACCTCATTGGGGCACCTGGCATTAATGTACTTTTTACTTTTTCTTTGTATTTGAATTCAGTTCTGTGGTCAGTGGGGTGTGAGAGTCCAGTGGTGCAGAGATCTTCACACAATAAAATCAACCAgtataaacaaaatataaaaatttaaattaattaattagaggGCTTAAAATATGACATTGTTAATATCATATATTAATATTTCTTATGCTTCTGGTGGCAGCTGTACAACATCTTTCCAAGGTTGCGCCCTTGGCTGAAGGTATGGACCACCCTGATGAACACTATGGAGGAGAACAATGAGCAGCAGAGAGGACTTATAAGGAAACTCCAGGAAACTCTGAACGCTGAGGACAAGAGAGGCTTTATAGATGCCTTCCTTCTCCGACAGCAGGAAGTCAAGGTACCTCAGTCTTTGCACATGTCATACATGGCTTCCATTTCTGATATGGAGCCTTTGTATTCGTTAATCAACCTTCTTCTGTCATCTCTAACAGAAGTCTGGGGAGCAAGTTTCTCAGTATTATCATGAGAAGAACCTTCTGTACAACGTAACCAACCTTTATGCAGCTGGAACAGACACCACTGCGACCACACTGTGTTGGGGGCTGCTGTTTATGGCCAAATACCCCAATATCCAAGGTGAGGAAAGattaatatacacacaggccTGTAACTCAACACCCCCATACACTGTAGCCTGTCAGTTATGTAATGCTGATCTATGTAATTTAGAGATTTAACACGCAGAAAGGCACGTTAATCCTTAATACAGGGATACTGGTTGTTCCCCATCCATCGTTAGACCGTGTACAGGAGGAGCTGGACAGGGTCATTGGGGGTCGGCAGACTCGAGTGGAGGACAGGAAGAACCTGCCGTATACAGACGCTGTGGTCCATGAGATACTGAGGATGGCCAACATAGTTCCTCTGAATCTCCCACATGTCACAAGCTGTGACGTGGTCTTCCAGGGATACCACATCAGGAAGGTAAGCCCAGCTTTTGCTTTGTCATGGGGCAGTTTTCACCTTGAGTATAGGTACGTGTGTCTAGTGTTGGTTCCAATATTGTGGAGATAAACTCAGATCATCTAAACTAAATTCTCTTATTAAAAAACCATAACCGGTCGTTTGAAATAGTACCGATGCCCAGAAAGGCCACTGCAAGGGCAGTCAAAGAAGTGAAAGCTTGTGCATTGGAGTTTAGAGACACCATGGACAGAATGAGGTGCCTCCAGAGATGTTTTGGTTAAACCATTCAGCACACTTCAGGAGAGGGAGGAGGGACATTGCTCTGACTGGGGATTTAACAATGGAAAGATCACTTTGAGGAGCTACGTATCCCAGGATTGTGCTCCCAATAGGAGGCAGTGCAGGTAACTTGTGGTTTATCTGTCAGTCTGATGTGTGGTCTTGAGCTGTGGGTAATGATCAAAAGAACAAGGTTGGGAGTTCAAGCGGATGAAATGACGTCTTCCTGGGGTTACCGACATGGAGTGTAGCTTGGAGATCTGGAGGTTTACGTCAAAGAGTTAATATCTACCAACTGACTTGGGAACATCTCGGGATCCTGCAGAAAATACTAGAATCCATGTCCTTGGAAAAGCATGTCCGGTCTGACCTGCTCGGCCTGCTGCTAccacaaccctgaccaggaaaagAGATGGGAAGATGATTGTGGTGGTAACGCGTGTTTAGGTGCACATGTCTATGTTTCCTGCAGGGAACTGCTGTCATCCCATTGTTGACATCTGTACTAAGAGATGAGAGTGAATGGGAGAGTCCCAATACCTTCAACCCCGGCCACTTCCTGGATGATCAGGGTCGGTTCATAAAGAGGGATGCCTTCATGCCCTTCTCTGCAGGTACAGTGCAGGTTGTGTTTGGTACAAGCTCTGTTCTGTTCTTTTGTTAGCTGCCTGAAAACAAACTCATAGCTGTCCCTCACGTATCTTACGAAATTTTTTCACATATCTCCAGGACGCCGAATATGCCTGGGAGAGAGTCTGGCCAGGATGGAGATCTTCCTCTTCTTCACCTCGCTCCTGCTGAAGTTCAGGTTCACTCCACCTCCTGGGCTGTCTGAATCTGATCTGGACCTCACTCCAACTGATGGGTTGGTCGTCAGCCCCCCCGCCCATAAACTGTGTGCTGTAAGCCGGGCTTGAAGCTCCTGAACTTTGATAGTTTTATGTAGTAAGATATCATCCTCCACATGGCTTGAGTAATTACagcaaataaaatgtgaaaaaataATAGATTGTATGTGTCATTCATTGCATGTGTTATAGAACAAGAACAAAAACTGAAATCCACAATATGTTTGCACAGTATTTACTGTATAAAGAACATTTCACCACATAAATGAATacatattgtattatattattGATGTCAGAGTATTCTGCTACTTGGTTGTTTGTTACAATTTTCCTCTATATGGTACGATCTGTGCTGGGTATTGACGGTCCTTACGGGACAGTCGTCCTTTGGGTACAGGTGGTGGTACACATGTTCAGGTGCGTGCCAGTACTGCAGAGGATCCTACATTCTAGGATTATTGATCTCAGCCAGATACCTCTGGATCTCAGCTGTTGCATCTTCCTTGGTATTTGAATTATTCCTGCCCTCAACAACTGTGGTGTTAAGTAAGTGTTTCTGGAATGGGTCTGGAATGAGGTAAATGGGAGAAAAGATTTTAGCTATTATTCCTTATGCTCTTTCCAAATTATTTAGAAATACAGACAAATAAGTGGATGTTTACTTCAAAATTCTAAGATGAACTTTTAGTGTGTGTTGTACTGTTTCTTAATTGAACTTGCAACAATATAAATTAAACACTAAATGCATTCCTAAACAAAATTTACCTTGTAGTGGAATGGGTTCAgaattttttgttaaaataaaatggctctgcaaaattaataataatagtgtATTCAATGTATTTGGTTATAAGAACACTTTCTTCATTGTACATATGAAAGTATGTGCTCTTTCACCCGAGGAATAAAACAGACATagtaaaaaaacataaaaacatagaataagataaagcAGTTAATATTTCAGGGATTTATGCACAGTGTGACGCCTGGGCAATAAGGGAAGCAGGGATCCAGAAATGCGAACAACCCGAAGGTTTATTGGCAGCACGTAGATGGAGGTAATAGAGGGGCGAGACAAAGAGAATAGTCGTAGAGCGTTAGCTGGGGTCCGATACCGAAAGATCTGTCCGACGACTAAACACGGGACACGAAGACAAAGGGAGAAGGGGACAGGAGTAGccggtctcagcagggaaggttGTTCAGGTTCGGGAGCGGgtctggggagaggaagaggacaAGGCAAGGTAAGTACACGAGGCAGACGGAGCAGGGAGGAAGCAAGGGGTAAACACAATACAAGAGATCGCTTGGTAAGGCACGTTTgcatggctcaatacttcgcactgAGCTGCCTGAGTCTCCTGCTTAAGAATGTCCTGTCATTAGCGACATGCGGAAACACCCGCCGGGCTCCACCTATGTAGGCGGGGCTACCGTGGAGTCCGCGGCAGGTCTGGTCTGCCCGGGCGTGACACACAGTATGTACAGAGGGCGTGAAAAGATTAATGTATCCTGTGTTGTCATTGGTTGATGTAATGAAGGGGCTGGACTGGACTGGAAAAGCTCTCTAATATAAACCACTGCTTTACTCTTTACTGCTTTAGCCTTTTACTCCTCGTACAGAGAGGTTAACCCCTAACAGATGTGCTTTGTTCCTCCAAATTACAACTAAAATGGTTTTTGAGGATTGAGATGAGGGAACTATGGCTGTAGTACAGGAACTTTTCCAGATTCCCAGTTTGGTCACCCTGCTTGTTTCTGTACTGGTGCTTCTGATCCTGTACCTGCTGATCAACACACAAAACCGAGGCAAGGAGCCTCCAGGACCCAGACCTTTGCCTCTTCTAGGAAACCTACTGCAGCTGGATCTCAAGAGGCTCGATCTGAGCCTCTTCCAGGTAAAATACATTATTTATCGATATTTGTACTATAGTTGATCACTTTCAAGTTTTTGGATAAATAGCGAAATATTTAATTAATCAGGATTTATTTTGAAAAGCCAAACACCTTAAATAAATAGCTAATAAGGTGCATTGTACATTGGTCCATACTCATCCCATAGAGCGCAGCTCCAAAGCAGCAAAGGGGCTCTGTGTCatgccggggagggggggggctgatagGTCTCAGCATGTAGATATGGGGTATGTGGTCTTTGACCTGAGGCATTCCGGAATGCACCTAAATTGACATTCTGCTTTTGTACGTATGAGGACTTGTGTTCTTTGACCTGAggaatcccagaatgcacctaaATTGACATTCTGCTTTTGTACATATGAGGACTTGTGCTCTTTGACCTGAggaatcccagaatgcacctctACATGTAATGGCATATTCTCTTTTTGTCTGATTTTCTCCAGCTATCTCTGAAGTATGGGCCTGTGTCCACCATTCACCTTGGCCCAAAGAAAACTGTGGTTCTTGCAGGCTATAAGGCAGTGAAAGAAGCTCTCATCAATTTTGCTGAAGAATTTGGGGACCGAGACATAAAGCCTATATTCAAGGATATTACAAAAGGGCACGGTATGCAAATGATTCTCTAACTGCTCGTAACTGGCTTCCTGGGGTCATTTAAGGGGTCATATTGAAAATTGCAGCCCCTCTTCCCAGACTTGGCTAGGAATTTCACTGCATTTTGTAATGACTGTAATTGTTTTAGCGACAAATAAAACTTCTAACTTAATAACAGCAGTTTTTGCAGGATGAAATTCAGGTGTCTCTCGTGCCTTTAACTCTTTTATTTCAGGTTTTTACATCATTTTCGTTGCTAATTCAGAGCTGTGATGAGCTGTGGCTGGAATCCCAATCAGTGCCCATTGATCACACAGACATTTACAGTAATGCTGTGGTTTCCACACGTATAGCAGATCACCGTGACCTGACTGACATACATTCCACCCGCACAGGCATCGAGTTTGGCAATGGAGACTCATGGAAGGAGATGAGGCGCTTTGCACTATCAACCCTTCGTGACTTTGGGATGGGAAAACGAGGGATTGAGGAGAAAATTATTGAGGAGATCCACTACATGACAGAGGTGTTTGCAAACGTCAAAGGTTAGATATTACAACATTTACAAAAATGTCCAAGTTATATACTTAATTCACTACTTGAGTATTCAGTAtcatactacgggaccgttgaatgcttgaatctgattggctgacgaacgttctgaggtgtgcaattattttcagggaaacgcacggcgaacgtagttccaggcagctctcttgaccgcattacagttccatatcacttcgcatagttaactgtaataatattgcaataaatagaaaaatgcaacaaacgaataaataattaaatgaataaatatacatGCACAAGCTTTTCTGTCTCATTACTGCAATCACACGTCCTTGCACACGCACACTACggttacacactcacacaaaatcGTGTTGTCAGCGCTGCCCTGACGATTTTATCAGTTAGCCTGGTGtagcaacttaaaggctacacatgacatttctcactagcgaggtaataacagcgctgcatcttaaagcagacttacagtttagagacggtgcttcagaataCTGCTGAGGGACACAcaaaggtagcctaattcatacaagatctctctccctctctgtttctctttctctgtgtctctgtctctctcgctctctttctaataacttcattattaactgcattagtctgctatcaacggctcaagcctccattgccagctttaaaatgacgttttggaactagcaaaagagtcgttggatgagatgcggaagaaataatcctactgacaatagcgat
This window encodes:
- the LOC125717461 gene encoding cytochrome P450 2K1-like, which produces MAVVQELFQIPSLVTLLVSVLVLLILYLLINTQNRGKEPPGPRPLPLLGNLLQLDLKRLDLSLFQLSLKYGPVYTIHFGPQKTVVLAGYKAVKEALINFAEEFGDRDMAPIFKDITKGHGIVFANGDSWKEMRRFALSTLRDFGMGKRGIEEKIIEEIHYMTEVFANVKGKPFDTSEALNHSVSNIISSIVYGNRFEYDDPEFQKMVYLAKKLNNLIGAPGINLYNIFPRLRPWLKVWTTLMNTMEENNEQQRGLIRKLQETLNAEDKRGFIDAFLLRQQEVKKSGEQVSQYYHEKNLLYNVTNLYAAGTDTTATTLCWGLLFMAKYPNIQDRVQEELDRVIGGRQTRVEDRKNLPYTDAVVHEILRMANIVPLNLPHVTSCDVVFQGYHIRKGTAVIPLLTSVLRDESEWESPNTFNPGHFLDDQGRFIKRDAFMPFSAGRRICLGESLARMEIFLFFTSLLLKFRFTPPPGLSESDLDLTPTDGLVVSPPAHKLCAVSRA